A window of Aeromicrobium duanguangcaii genomic DNA:
CGCTTCGTGTTCCGCATCGAGGACACCGACGCCAGCCGTGACTCGCAGGAGTCCTACGACCTGCTGCTCGACGTCATGCGGTGGCTGGGCCTGGACTGGGACGAGGGCGTCGAGGTGGGCGGCCCGAACGGTCCGTACCGCCAGAGCCAGCGCATGGACGTCTACGCCGACGTCGCGCAGCGCCTGCTGGACGCCGGGTTCGCCTACAAGGCCTACGACACCGCCGAGGAGCTGGAGGAGCGCCGCAACGCGGCTCGCGCCGCCGGCAAGCCCAGCGGCTACGACGGACTGCACCGCGACCTCACGCCCGAGCAGCAGGCGGCGTACGAGGCCGAGGGCCGCCAGCCGGTCATCCGGTTCAAGATGCCCGAGCGCGACTGGACCTTCGACGACCTCGTCCGTGGCGAGATCACGTTCGGCGCCGAGAACGTCCAGGACTTCGTCATCGTCCGCGCCAACGGTCAGCCGCTGTACACGCTGACGAACCCGGTCGACGACGCCCTGATGGGCATCACGCACGTGCTGCGCGGCGAGGACATCCTCTCGTCCACGCCGCGTCAGATGGCGTTGTACGAGGCGTTCGCCGAGATCGGTGTGGGCAGTGGCTTCACGCCGCGGTTCGGCCACCTGCCGTACGTCATGGGCTCGGGCAACAAGAAGCTGTCCAAGCGCGACCCCGAGTCGAACCTGCTGGGCTACCGCGACCAGGGCTTCCTGCCCGAGGGCCTGCTGAACTACCTGGCGCTGCTGGGCTGGTCGATCGCCGAGGACCGCGACATCTTCTCGCTCGACGAGATGGTGGCCGCCTTCGAGATCGAGCGGGTCAACCCGAACCCGGCGCGCTTCGACCTCAAGAAGTGCGAGGCGATCAACGGCGACCACGTGCGCATGCTGTCGCCCGAGGAGTTCGTGAAGCGGCTGCTGCCGTACCTGCCCGAGGGCGTGGATGTCGATCTCGTGACCGCCGCCGCGCCGCTGGTCCAGGAGCGCAGCAACCTGCTGACCGAGGCCGCCGACATGCTGGCCTTCCTGTTCGCCGGCGACGACTTCACCGTCGACCCCGACGATGCGGCCAAGCAGCTCAACGAGGACGGCCTCGAGGTCGCCAAGGCGGCCCGTGAGGCGCTCGCGGGCGTGGGTGAGTGGAACACCGAGTCGATCGAGGCGGCGCTGCGTCAGGCGCTGGTCGAGGAGCGCGGCCTCAAGCCGCGTCTCGCGTTCGGTCCGGTGCGCGTCGCCGTGACGGGCAAGCGCATCTCGCCGCCGCTGTTCGAGTCCATGGAATTGCTGGGACGCGAGGCTTCTCTGGCCCGTCTCGACGCGGTCCTGTGACCGATGCGCGGGCCCGGTTTGGGCCCGCGCAAGGGTGTCCGGTAAAGTGATCTCTTGGTTCGGAGAGGTACCGAGAGGCACTGATCTGATACCCCCATGGGGTATGGTGTAATTGGCAACACAGCGGTTTCTGGTACCGCCATTCTAGGTTCGAGTCCTAGTACCCCAGCGAGAACGCTCGCAGAGCAATCTGATAGCGTTACTCACTGCTGGCCCCGTTGTGTAGCGGCCTAGCACGTCGCCCTCTCAAGGCGGTAGCGCGGGTTCGAATCCCGTCGGGGCTACCAGCATGAACGGCCCGTGGTTCCAAGGTTTACCTGGAACCACGGGCCGTTTCTCATTTCCCGTCGAAGGCGCTGGGGCCACATCGGAGATTGCGTCTGGGTCGCACACGTCTCCTGGCCCTTTTGAGTCGAGACGTGTCTCGCTCGTAAATGCCACCTTTGGGTCGTGTCCGGACATACTCAGCTGTGATGGACGAAACGGACGAAGCTGTATGGGGGCGCGTTCTCGAGGGAGACGCTTCGTCGTTCGTGCTGATCTGGGACCGGCATCGAGACCGCGTCTTCGCCCACGTGCTGCGCAGGGGTGCCTCGCGTCACGATGCCGAGGATGTCGCGGCGATGGCGTTTCTCGAGTTGTGGCGCGGCGGTCCCACGTGCGTGAGGCATCCCAAGCGAGTGTGAAGTGATCTAGGAGAGTCATGATGTTTTTGGGTTCGGCCGAAGGCGACAGCCACGGGAATTCGTTGTGCCACCCGACCTTGCCGTGTTCGAGGGCGGGCTCGCCGTCCTTACGCGCGACGGGGAGTTCGTCGGCCACATTGCGAGCGAGGTCTGGTCCTTCGTCACGCCATTTGCGCCGAGGACCAAGCAACCATGGGTGTGGTTCGTGATTGTCTGGCGATCTGGGGAGAAGGAGACGCGAATCGAGGACTATCCGCCGTGGACATATGTGGCGGAGATGCTGGATGGCTTCATCGAGCTCCACGGCGATCGGTATGGCATCGATTGGGTAGCCTCGGAGCTCGTCTCCTCTGAGAGAGAGCGGATTGGCATTCGCCCGGAGGACTTCTGAGCGACCGATCCGAAACAGGACGGCGAAGATCGCTGGGGCCACA
This region includes:
- the gltX gene encoding glutamate--tRNA ligase, encoding MTETRWTTATGSDVVARFCPSPTGNPHVGMARTALFSWAFARHNGGRFVFRIEDTDASRDSQESYDLLLDVMRWLGLDWDEGVEVGGPNGPYRQSQRMDVYADVAQRLLDAGFAYKAYDTAEELEERRNAARAAGKPSGYDGLHRDLTPEQQAAYEAEGRQPVIRFKMPERDWTFDDLVRGEITFGAENVQDFVIVRANGQPLYTLTNPVDDALMGITHVLRGEDILSSTPRQMALYEAFAEIGVGSGFTPRFGHLPYVMGSGNKKLSKRDPESNLLGYRDQGFLPEGLLNYLALLGWSIAEDRDIFSLDEMVAAFEIERVNPNPARFDLKKCEAINGDHVRMLSPEEFVKRLLPYLPEGVDVDLVTAAAPLVQERSNLLTEAADMLAFLFAGDDFTVDPDDAAKQLNEDGLEVAKAAREALAGVGEWNTESIEAALRQALVEERGLKPRLAFGPVRVAVTGKRISPPLFESMELLGREASLARLDAVL
- a CDS encoding RNA polymerase sigma factor, translated to MDETDEAVWGRVLEGDASSFVLIWDRHRDRVFAHVLRRGASRHDAEDVAAMAFLELWRGGPTCVRHPKRV